One part of the Mycolicibacterium aromaticivorans JS19b1 = JCM 16368 genome encodes these proteins:
- a CDS encoding DUF6262 family protein: protein MRQRPPPPSDNARRALAKYRESVSKDKRRDIEQAIKHLRKVNAPINISTVAARAGVQRKTVYKHDDLVAVIDAHRHHRSSADNASTTRETSIMAALRTQLAAKDTEIRTLRTKLAEQETTIALLYGQLDTHTT from the coding sequence ATGAGACAACGCCCTCCGCCGCCGTCGGACAACGCCCGCCGGGCCCTGGCGAAGTACCGCGAATCCGTGTCCAAGGACAAGCGCCGCGACATCGAGCAGGCCATCAAACACCTGCGCAAGGTCAACGCTCCCATCAACATCTCGACCGTCGCCGCCCGCGCCGGCGTGCAACGCAAGACCGTCTACAAACACGATGACCTCGTGGCCGTCATCGACGCTCACCGCCACCACCGTTCATCCGCCGACAACGCCTCCACGACACGTGAGACCAGCATCATGGCTGCACTGCGCACCCAGTTGGCGGCCAAAGACACCGAAATCCGGACACTGAGAACCAAGCTCGCCGAACAGGAAACGACGATCGCGCTGCTCTACGGACAACTCGACACCCACACCACCTGA
- a CDS encoding multicopper oxidase family protein — MPGIDRRTFLVGIGATGLLVAACGTGESPPASTTPTSRIPARPFDRRLPIPQLAPSTVEGGARHFSLRAAPGQTEIVAGTRTPTWGYNGSMLGPTLRARRGETVAVTVDNQLPETTTSHWHGMHLPARFDGGPHQPIEPGAQWRPTWTIDQPAASLWYHPHPHGATLRHVYRGLTGMFLIDDDQEPQGLPNTYGVDDIPVIIADYKFTPDGALDESDPDDIGLLGDTIATNGLAGAYFDASTRQLRMRLLNASVGRVYNLGFSDDRPFAMIASDGGLLEKPVSLTRIQLSPAERAEIVVQLNPGEPILLHAFPIDKWPDETFRERFGYTDSFDVLELRPDPQLRDAAPLPAVLATLPAAAVPADATRREFRLQRGTDANGKNNFKINDQLMDMNRIDFDVPEGSTEIWEVVGRDRVWPHNFHVHNAQFRVLDIAGQAPPPELAGWKDTVFIYPQTTVRVAVRFNGYGDSVNPFMYHCHLLFHEDTGMMGQFRVVAPGQPPPSVPGHSMPHG; from the coding sequence ATGCCTGGAATCGACCGCCGGACGTTCCTGGTGGGCATCGGCGCGACGGGACTACTGGTGGCAGCGTGCGGCACCGGCGAATCACCTCCGGCGTCTACCACGCCGACGTCGAGGATCCCCGCTCGCCCATTCGATCGTCGGTTGCCCATCCCGCAGCTTGCACCATCCACCGTGGAGGGCGGGGCGCGGCATTTCTCGTTGCGGGCGGCACCGGGTCAGACCGAGATTGTCGCCGGAACACGCACGCCCACCTGGGGATACAACGGGTCGATGCTCGGCCCCACACTGCGCGCTCGACGCGGAGAGACCGTCGCAGTCACGGTGGACAACCAACTTCCCGAGACCACCACCAGTCACTGGCACGGCATGCACCTACCTGCCCGCTTCGATGGGGGGCCGCACCAGCCGATCGAGCCCGGCGCCCAGTGGCGGCCGACCTGGACGATAGATCAGCCGGCGGCCTCATTGTGGTATCACCCGCACCCGCACGGCGCCACGCTGCGACATGTGTACCGCGGCCTGACCGGCATGTTCCTCATCGACGACGACCAGGAGCCGCAGGGACTTCCGAACACCTATGGGGTGGATGACATTCCAGTGATCATCGCCGACTACAAATTCACCCCGGACGGTGCGCTCGACGAATCCGACCCCGACGACATCGGGTTGCTCGGCGACACCATCGCCACCAACGGGTTGGCAGGGGCGTACTTCGACGCGAGCACCCGGCAGCTGCGGATGCGCCTGCTCAACGCATCGGTGGGGCGCGTCTACAACCTCGGCTTCAGCGACGACCGCCCGTTCGCGATGATCGCCAGCGACGGCGGGTTGTTGGAGAAGCCGGTCTCGCTGACCCGCATCCAGTTGAGCCCGGCCGAACGGGCCGAGATCGTCGTGCAGCTCAACCCCGGGGAACCGATCCTGCTGCACGCCTTCCCAATTGACAAGTGGCCCGACGAGACATTTCGGGAGCGCTTCGGGTACACCGATTCATTTGACGTTCTCGAACTGCGACCCGACCCGCAACTGCGCGATGCAGCGCCGCTGCCGGCCGTGCTGGCCACGCTGCCCGCTGCAGCTGTACCCGCCGACGCCACACGGCGGGAGTTCCGGCTGCAACGCGGCACCGACGCCAACGGCAAGAACAACTTCAAGATCAACGACCAGCTCATGGACATGAACCGCATCGACTTCGACGTGCCAGAGGGCAGTACGGAGATCTGGGAGGTGGTCGGCCGCGACCGTGTCTGGCCGCACAACTTCCATGTGCACAACGCCCAGTTCCGTGTCCTCGACATCGCCGGTCAGGCCCCACCGCCCGAGCTGGCAGGCTGGAAGGACACCGTGTTCATCTACCCGCAGACCACGGTCCGCGTGGCGGTCCGCTTCAACGGCTACGGCGATTCGGTCAATCCGTTCATGTACCACTGCCATCTGCTCTTCCACGAGGACACCGGAATGATGGGACAGTTTCGCGTCGTGGCGCCGGGCCAACCCCCGCCATCGGTACCGGGACATTCGATGCCGCACGGCTGA
- a CDS encoding ArsR family transcriptional regulator, with amino-acid sequence MLPPSQAVPDFVGLAAHPVRWRLLGELADSDYRVRELVTRVGVPQNLISYHLRLLRDGELVTATRSSFDGRDSYYHLDLDRCAESLAGAGAALHPALRMHPAPPVSDLAARATVLFVCTGNSARSAIAEALLLHHTAGRVEAVSAGSRPKPIMHPNTVRVLHDDFGIDISTQQPRHLDTLAGRRFDHVITLCDKAKEACPEFEHDPRCVHWSIPDPATAADTDEGSYPAFQRTATEINTRVRHLLPVLATAHHREV; translated from the coding sequence GTGCTGCCGCCGAGTCAAGCCGTCCCAGACTTCGTGGGCCTGGCCGCGCACCCGGTGCGTTGGCGTCTCCTGGGCGAACTAGCCGACAGCGACTACCGGGTTCGCGAGTTGGTGACGCGGGTTGGGGTGCCACAAAACCTGATCTCCTATCACCTGCGGCTGCTGCGCGACGGCGAGCTGGTCACGGCCACACGCAGCAGCTTCGACGGCCGCGACAGCTACTACCACCTGGATCTGGACCGTTGCGCCGAAAGCCTGGCCGGCGCCGGCGCCGCGCTGCACCCAGCGCTGCGCATGCACCCCGCACCACCGGTATCCGATCTGGCCGCACGGGCGACGGTGCTGTTCGTGTGTACGGGCAACAGCGCACGCTCGGCCATCGCCGAGGCGCTGCTGCTCCATCACACCGCCGGCCGGGTCGAGGCAGTCAGCGCGGGCAGCCGACCGAAACCCATCATGCACCCCAACACGGTGCGGGTACTGCACGACGACTTCGGTATCGATATCTCCACCCAGCAGCCCCGCCACCTCGACACCCTCGCCGGTCGCCGATTCGACCATGTCATCACCCTGTGCGACAAAGCCAAGGAAGCGTGTCCCGAGTTCGAGCACGACCCACGGTGCGTTCACTGGAGCATCCCCGACCCGGCCACGGCGGCCGACACCGACGAGGGCAGCTACCCGGCCTTCCAAAGGACCGCCACCGAGATCAACACCCGGGTCCGGCACCTGCTGCCGGTCCTTGCCACCGCCCATCACAGAGAGGTGTGA
- a CDS encoding multicopper oxidase family protein, whose protein sequence is MRWRTLVIIVGAVAAVVVLVVAASFAYPYVRGTEYVNEGVALEHPLAIPPLLEPAIVNGEKVFSLTAKSGRTELMPGAASETAGYNGTLLGPTIRAHRGERVRVEVNNELGETTTVHWHGMHLPAIMDGGPHQPIPPGNTWSPHWTVNNAAATLWYHPHTMGKTAEQVYSGLAGMFIVDDENSDALGLPNIYGVDDIPLIVQDRNFDDTGNLTYVRDKAQDNFGAMGDTILVNGTHGPYLDVPKQLIRLRVLNASNARRYDFGFSDGRPFRQIATDGGLLEAPVERTRMLLSPGERAEIIVDMSQTDQPVTLMSHEIQGAAPMMHLMRTLSVGDNDEYQIFKILELRPQGTAATPGELPARLNTIAPLRAEDAARTRLFAMTDRMSINAKPMDHARIDEVVTKDDIEIWEIDNREALFYHPFHIHDVQFQILDRDGRPPSDYERGWKDTVVVNPLEKVRVIARFSDYADPHTPYMYHCHILEHEDMGMMGQFVVVEHPSDETSVVSPLDGTTGTDHGHGH, encoded by the coding sequence ATGCGGTGGCGAACGCTGGTGATCATCGTGGGCGCGGTCGCGGCAGTGGTCGTCCTCGTGGTCGCGGCATCGTTCGCATATCCGTATGTGCGGGGTACGGAGTACGTGAACGAGGGTGTCGCTCTTGAGCATCCCCTCGCCATTCCGCCGCTGCTGGAGCCCGCGATCGTCAACGGGGAGAAGGTGTTCTCGCTCACCGCGAAGAGTGGTCGAACGGAGCTGATGCCGGGCGCTGCCTCCGAAACGGCCGGCTACAACGGAACCCTGCTCGGTCCCACAATCCGCGCGCACCGGGGAGAACGTGTCCGCGTCGAGGTGAACAACGAACTGGGCGAAACGACGACCGTGCACTGGCACGGCATGCATCTGCCCGCCATCATGGACGGCGGCCCGCATCAGCCCATTCCTCCGGGTAACACCTGGTCACCGCACTGGACGGTCAACAATGCCGCGGCCACGCTGTGGTATCACCCGCATACGATGGGCAAGACCGCCGAGCAGGTCTACTCCGGACTTGCCGGCATGTTCATCGTCGACGACGAGAACAGCGATGCGCTCGGCTTGCCGAACATCTATGGTGTGGACGACATTCCGCTGATCGTGCAGGATCGAAACTTCGACGACACCGGGAACCTCACCTATGTCCGGGACAAGGCGCAAGACAACTTCGGCGCGATGGGCGACACCATCCTGGTCAACGGCACCCACGGGCCCTATCTCGACGTGCCCAAGCAGCTGATCCGGCTGCGCGTGCTCAACGCCTCCAACGCCCGACGCTATGACTTCGGGTTCTCCGACGGCCGGCCGTTCCGGCAGATCGCGACCGACGGCGGACTACTCGAAGCACCGGTGGAGCGCACCCGGATGCTTCTTAGCCCCGGCGAGCGCGCCGAGATCATCGTCGACATGAGCCAAACGGATCAGCCGGTGACCCTGATGAGTCATGAAATCCAAGGCGCGGCCCCAATGATGCATCTCATGCGGACCCTCAGCGTTGGCGATAATGACGAGTACCAGATCTTCAAAATCCTCGAACTTCGCCCGCAAGGCACCGCGGCGACGCCAGGTGAGCTTCCTGCACGGCTCAACACCATCGCACCACTACGGGCCGAGGATGCCGCCCGGACTCGTCTCTTTGCGATGACCGACCGGATGAGCATCAACGCCAAGCCGATGGACCACGCCCGCATCGACGAGGTGGTGACGAAGGATGACATCGAGATCTGGGAGATCGACAACCGCGAGGCGCTCTTCTATCACCCGTTCCACATTCACGACGTGCAGTTTCAGATCCTCGACCGCGACGGCCGGCCGCCTTCCGACTACGAGCGCGGCTGGAAGGACACCGTCGTCGTCAACCCGCTGGAAAAGGTACGCGTGATCGCCCGATTCTCCGACTACGCCGACCCGCACACGCCCTACATGTACCACTGTCACATCCTCGAGCACGAAGACATGGGCATGATGGGCCAGTTCGTGGTCGTCGAACATCCGTCGGACGAGACAAGCGTCGTCTCGCCGCTCGACGGCACGACCGGGACGGATCATGGCCACGGCCACTAG
- a CDS encoding APC family permease — MSRPPDTSGVADELRRRLGLFDAVVIGLGSMIGAGIFAALAPAAHAAGSGLLLGLAVAAVVAYCNAISSARLAALYPASGGTYVYGRMRLGDFWGYLAGWGFVVGKTASCAAMALTIGFYAWPAHAHAVAVAAVVALTAVNYAGIQKSAWLTRAIVAVVLAVLTAVVVAAFTSGTAVAERLDIGADASIGGVLQAAGLLFFAFAGYARIATMGEEVRDPTRTIPRAIPLALAITLAVYAIVAVAAITVLGPQRLAQATAPLSEAVQVAGVHWLEPVVRVGAAVAALGALLALILGVSRTTLAMARDHHLPHALAAVHPKFKVPHRAELAVGAVVAVLAATADVRGAIGFSSFGVLVYYTIANASAFTLGPGEGRPPRLIPVVGAIGCVVLAFALPLSSVISGAAVLGIGIAAYGVRRVITRRTRQAGSGDSQQRAHPPESG; from the coding sequence ATGAGTCGTCCGCCTGACACCAGTGGTGTAGCCGATGAGCTGCGACGTCGGCTAGGACTGTTCGACGCGGTGGTGATCGGGCTCGGGTCGATGATCGGCGCCGGGATCTTCGCGGCCCTGGCCCCGGCCGCACACGCGGCCGGCTCCGGGCTGCTGCTGGGATTGGCGGTGGCCGCAGTGGTGGCCTACTGCAACGCGATCTCCTCGGCGCGGCTGGCCGCCCTCTACCCGGCCTCGGGCGGCACCTATGTGTATGGCCGGATGCGGCTGGGTGACTTCTGGGGTTATCTGGCGGGCTGGGGGTTTGTGGTCGGCAAGACCGCATCGTGTGCGGCGATGGCGCTGACCATCGGGTTCTATGCGTGGCCGGCGCACGCCCATGCAGTGGCCGTCGCGGCGGTGGTTGCGCTGACCGCAGTGAACTACGCCGGGATACAGAAGTCGGCCTGGCTCACCCGCGCGATCGTCGCCGTCGTATTGGCGGTACTGACCGCCGTCGTTGTTGCCGCCTTCACCTCCGGGACCGCGGTCGCGGAGCGACTCGACATCGGTGCGGACGCATCGATCGGCGGGGTACTGCAGGCGGCGGGCCTGCTGTTCTTCGCGTTCGCCGGATACGCCCGCATCGCCACGATGGGTGAGGAAGTCCGCGACCCGACCCGCACCATCCCGCGTGCCATCCCACTAGCACTCGCCATCACGCTGGCCGTATACGCCATCGTGGCCGTCGCCGCGATCACCGTACTCGGACCGCAGCGGCTCGCGCAGGCCACGGCACCCTTGTCCGAGGCCGTGCAGGTCGCCGGCGTGCACTGGCTGGAGCCGGTGGTACGAGTAGGTGCCGCGGTCGCCGCGCTGGGCGCGCTGCTGGCACTCATTCTCGGGGTTTCCCGCACCACCCTGGCCATGGCCCGCGACCACCACCTACCGCACGCCCTGGCCGCCGTTCACCCAAAGTTCAAGGTGCCCCATCGCGCCGAACTCGCGGTCGGAGCGGTAGTGGCGGTGCTCGCGGCAACAGCGGATGTCCGTGGCGCGATCGGCTTTTCGTCCTTCGGCGTCCTGGTCTACTACACGATCGCTAACGCCTCGGCCTTCACCCTCGGCCCAGGCGAGGGCCGCCCGCCGCGCCTGATCCCGGTGGTGGGGGCGATTGGATGTGTGGTCCTGGCATTCGCGCTGCCGCTGTCCTCGGTGATCTCCGGAGCCGCGGTGCTCGGCATCGGGATCGCGGCCTACGGGGTGCGCCGCGTCATCACCCGCCGAACACGACAGGCCGGATCTGGCGATTCGCAACAACGCGCTCATCCACCAGAGTCTGGCTGA
- a CDS encoding PadR family transcriptional regulator produces the protein MREFQRGAVRLHILHHAAEHGVHGAWITEELARHGYDISPGTLYPTLHRMEADGLLSSKQRIVDGRTRRVYRVTQAGRRALREDRKALEELAREVLGDKGV, from the coding sequence ATGCGTGAGTTCCAGCGTGGCGCAGTTCGGTTGCACATTTTGCATCATGCTGCTGAGCATGGGGTTCACGGTGCGTGGATCACCGAGGAGCTTGCCCGTCACGGCTACGACATCAGCCCGGGCACGCTGTATCCGACGTTGCATCGGATGGAGGCCGACGGGCTGCTCAGCTCCAAACAGCGGATCGTCGACGGCCGGACCCGACGGGTCTATCGGGTGACGCAGGCTGGGAGGCGCGCGCTGCGCGAGGACCGCAAGGCCCTAGAAGAGCTAGCTCGGGAAGTCCTCGGCGACAAGGGCGTGTAG
- the ssd gene encoding septum site-determining protein Ssd: MSSNPGVVLVLAGDTELREQAERVAAAVGLRPMAGCAPLTRKAWSAAVAVILDENAARSCERDGLPRRDGVILICPTDPHGPVWAAAMAVGAQQVCTLPAQDAELVRHLSDAAEAVRDGPRTGRVIAVTGGRGGAGASTFATALAQVASSSLLVDLDPWGGGIDLVIGSEAVPGLRWPDLSLQGGRLAWSAVRDALPRHHGVSVLSGDRHGHEVEAGAVEAVVDAGRRGGVLVICDLPRRMTAAVTSALDSADLVVMITSCDVRGVAAAAALAPVLRGINPNVGLVVRGPAPSGLRAAEAAEVADLPLLAAMRPEPMLAERLERGGLRLRRRSPLAAAARTVLEFLTVGGQVRAA; the protein is encoded by the coding sequence GTGAGCAGCAATCCGGGTGTCGTTCTCGTCCTCGCCGGCGACACCGAGTTACGCGAACAGGCCGAGCGTGTCGCGGCCGCGGTGGGTCTGCGTCCGATGGCCGGTTGTGCGCCGCTCACTCGCAAGGCATGGTCGGCCGCCGTCGCTGTCATCCTCGATGAGAATGCGGCCAGAAGCTGCGAGCGAGACGGTCTGCCCAGGCGTGACGGGGTGATCCTGATCTGCCCGACCGACCCGCATGGACCCGTTTGGGCCGCGGCGATGGCCGTTGGCGCTCAACAGGTTTGCACACTTCCCGCCCAAGACGCCGAGCTCGTGCGACATCTCTCTGACGCCGCCGAGGCGGTTCGCGATGGCCCGCGAACCGGGCGGGTGATCGCCGTGACCGGCGGCCGGGGCGGCGCAGGCGCTTCGACGTTCGCGACGGCGCTGGCGCAGGTGGCGTCGTCGTCGCTGCTGGTCGACCTTGATCCGTGGGGCGGCGGGATCGATCTCGTGATCGGAAGTGAGGCCGTGCCGGGGTTGCGGTGGCCCGACCTGAGCCTGCAGGGCGGTCGTTTGGCCTGGAGTGCGGTGCGGGATGCGCTGCCGAGGCACCACGGTGTCAGCGTGTTGTCCGGCGATCGGCACGGCCATGAGGTGGAAGCGGGGGCGGTCGAGGCAGTTGTCGATGCCGGGCGACGCGGCGGAGTTCTGGTGATCTGCGATCTGCCGCGGCGAATGACTGCGGCGGTCACTTCCGCACTGGACAGTGCCGACCTGGTGGTGATGATCACCAGCTGCGACGTCCGGGGCGTCGCGGCGGCTGCGGCCCTGGCGCCGGTGTTGCGCGGGATCAACCCAAACGTCGGCCTGGTGGTGCGCGGTCCGGCCCCCAGCGGATTGCGAGCCGCGGAGGCGGCCGAGGTCGCGGACCTGCCACTTCTGGCGGCCATGCGGCCCGAGCCGATGCTTGCCGAACGGCTGGAGCGCGGTGGCCTGCGGCTGCGGCGGCGTTCTCCGCTCGCTGCGGCGGCCCGAACAGTGCTCGAGTTCCTGACCGTCGGCGGACAGGTGCGCGCGGCATGA
- a CDS encoding HAD-IB family hydrolase, producing the protein MSVTDPASAADQLIHVRPEPATGLNSRTAAFFDLDKTVIAKSSTLAFSKPFFDQGLLNRRAVLKSSYAQFLFLMSGADHDQMDRMRSYVTAMCAGWDVEQVRAIVTETLHDIVDPLVFAEAAELIADHRLCGRDVVIVSASGEEIVAPIARALGATHAMGTRMVIEDGKYTGEVAFYCYGEGKAAAVRELAALEGYALEHCYAYSDSITDLPMLRSVGHPTVVNPDRALRKEATTQGWPVQTFLRPVPLRDRIPAPSGAAVATTAALGISALAAGALTYSVLRRLSF; encoded by the coding sequence ATGAGCGTGACCGACCCTGCCTCGGCCGCCGACCAGCTAATCCACGTTCGGCCGGAGCCCGCGACTGGGCTCAACTCTCGGACGGCGGCGTTCTTCGACCTCGACAAGACCGTCATTGCCAAGTCAAGCACGTTGGCTTTCAGCAAACCCTTCTTCGATCAGGGTCTACTCAACCGGCGAGCCGTCCTGAAGTCGAGTTATGCGCAGTTCCTCTTCCTGATGTCCGGCGCCGATCACGACCAGATGGACCGGATGCGCTCCTACGTCACCGCGATGTGCGCAGGCTGGGATGTCGAACAGGTGAGGGCCATCGTCACCGAGACGCTCCATGACATCGTCGACCCCCTGGTCTTTGCGGAAGCTGCGGAACTGATCGCGGACCACCGGTTGTGCGGTCGCGACGTTGTGATCGTCTCGGCCTCGGGTGAGGAGATCGTCGCCCCGATCGCGCGCGCACTCGGCGCCACCCACGCCATGGGCACCCGGATGGTCATCGAGGACGGCAAGTACACCGGCGAGGTTGCCTTCTACTGCTATGGCGAGGGAAAAGCCGCGGCCGTTCGCGAACTGGCCGCGCTGGAGGGGTACGCCCTCGAGCACTGCTACGCATACTCCGATTCGATCACCGACTTGCCGATGCTGAGGTCGGTCGGCCACCCGACCGTCGTCAATCCCGACCGCGCGTTGCGCAAGGAAGCCACCACACAGGGCTGGCCGGTGCAGACGTTCCTGCGCCCGGTGCCGTTGCGCGACAGGATCCCTGCGCCGTCTGGCGCGGCGGTGGCGACGACGGCCGCGTTGGGAATCAGCGCGCTGGCCGCCGGCGCACTGACCTACTCGGTGCTACGCCGGTTGTCGTTCTAA
- the acs gene encoding acetate--CoA ligase produces the protein MTEAHTEVQSSFPASDEFAAAANATAALYDEAESDRLAFWADQANRLSWETPFTEVLDWSGAPFAKWFVGGKLNVAYNCVDRHVEAGNGDRVAIHWEGEPVGDSRVLTYAQLKDEVCKAANALTDLGLAAGDRVAIYMPMVPEAVVAMLACARLGVMHSVVFAGFSAAALRARVEDAEAKVVITTDGQYRRGKAVSLKEAVDEAVQGQDCVQRVLVVRRTGIDIGWTENRDQWWHEIVDSASTEHTPEAFDSEHPLFLLYTSGTTGKPKGIMHTSGGYLTQASYTHYNVFDIKPDTDVYWCTADIGWVTGHTYIVYGPLSNGATQVVYEGTPASPDEHRHFQVIEKYGVTIYYTAPTLIRTFMKWGRELAFEHDLSSLRLLGSVGEPINPEAWRWYRLVFGADKTPIVDTWWQTETGAIMISPLPGVTDCKPGSAMRALPGISAKIVDDDGKELAPSVDGGEHVTGYLVLDKPWPSMLRGIWGDPERFKETYWSRFGEQGWYFAGDGARYGSDGEVWVLGRIDDVMNVSGHRISTAEVESALVGHSGVAEAAVVGATDDHTGQAICAFVILKAHHAEMPRDQMVEELRAEVSKEISPIAKPREIHVVPELPKTRSGKIMRRLLRDVAEGRELGDTSTLVDPTVFEAIRASKA, from the coding sequence ATGACCGAGGCGCACACCGAAGTTCAATCAAGTTTCCCGGCGTCGGACGAATTCGCCGCCGCCGCCAACGCCACCGCCGCCCTCTACGACGAGGCCGAATCGGACCGGTTGGCGTTTTGGGCAGACCAGGCCAACCGGCTGTCGTGGGAGACGCCCTTCACCGAGGTACTGGACTGGTCCGGCGCGCCGTTCGCGAAATGGTTCGTCGGCGGCAAGCTCAACGTCGCCTACAACTGTGTCGACCGGCACGTCGAGGCCGGCAACGGGGACCGCGTGGCCATCCACTGGGAGGGCGAACCGGTCGGCGACTCGCGGGTGCTGACCTATGCCCAGCTCAAGGACGAGGTGTGCAAGGCCGCCAACGCGCTGACCGATCTCGGGCTGGCGGCGGGCGACCGGGTGGCCATCTACATGCCGATGGTCCCTGAGGCCGTCGTGGCGATGCTGGCCTGTGCGCGCCTGGGCGTGATGCACAGTGTGGTCTTCGCAGGCTTCTCGGCCGCCGCGCTGCGGGCCCGCGTGGAGGACGCCGAGGCCAAGGTCGTCATCACCACCGACGGCCAGTACCGGCGCGGAAAAGCGGTGTCGCTCAAGGAAGCTGTCGACGAGGCGGTACAAGGCCAGGATTGCGTACAGCGCGTTCTGGTGGTGCGCCGCACCGGCATCGACATCGGTTGGACCGAGAACCGCGACCAGTGGTGGCACGAGATCGTGGACTCGGCGTCGACTGAGCACACCCCCGAAGCGTTCGACTCCGAGCATCCGCTGTTCCTGCTCTACACCTCCGGCACCACGGGTAAGCCGAAGGGGATCATGCACACCTCGGGTGGCTATCTGACGCAGGCGTCGTACACCCACTACAACGTGTTCGACATCAAGCCCGACACCGACGTGTACTGGTGCACCGCCGATATCGGCTGGGTCACCGGCCACACGTACATCGTCTACGGGCCGCTCTCCAATGGCGCGACGCAGGTCGTCTACGAAGGCACCCCGGCCTCCCCCGACGAGCACCGCCACTTTCAGGTGATCGAAAAGTACGGTGTGACAATCTATTACACGGCACCTACGTTGATCCGCACGTTCATGAAGTGGGGCCGCGAGCTCGCATTCGAACACGATCTGTCCAGCCTGCGGCTGCTCGGGTCGGTCGGCGAACCGATCAACCCGGAGGCCTGGCGTTGGTACCGCCTGGTTTTCGGTGCCGACAAGACGCCGATCGTCGACACCTGGTGGCAGACCGAGACCGGCGCGATCATGATCTCGCCGCTACCCGGCGTGACGGACTGCAAGCCGGGTTCGGCGATGCGGGCGTTGCCCGGCATCTCGGCCAAGATCGTCGACGACGACGGAAAAGAGTTGGCCCCCAGCGTCGACGGCGGTGAACACGTCACCGGCTACCTCGTGCTCGACAAGCCGTGGCCGTCGATGCTGCGCGGCATCTGGGGTGACCCGGAGCGGTTCAAGGAGACGTACTGGTCGCGCTTCGGCGAGCAGGGCTGGTACTTCGCCGGTGACGGCGCCCGGTACGGCAGCGACGGCGAAGTGTGGGTGCTGGGCCGCATCGATGACGTGATGAACGTGTCAGGGCACCGGATTTCGACCGCTGAGGTGGAGTCCGCACTCGTCGGGCATTCCGGAGTGGCCGAGGCTGCCGTCGTCGGCGCCACCGACGACCACACCGGGCAGGCGATCTGCGCGTTCGTCATACTCAAGGCCCACCACGCCGAGATGCCGCGCGATCAGATGGTCGAGGAGTTGCGTGCCGAGGTGTCCAAGGAGATCTCCCCGATCGCGAAGCCGCGCGAAATCCATGTCGTACCAGAGCTTCCCAAGACCCGCAGCGGCAAGATCATGCGCCGGTTGTTGCGCGATGTCGCCGAAGGCCGCGAACTCGGCGACACGTCGACCCTGGTCGACCCGACGGTGTTCGAAGCGATCCGGGCCAGCAAGGCCTGA
- a CDS encoding S1 family peptidase produces the protein MALVALIAGVAPVAAADGKLPMGGGAGIVVNGDTYCTLTSIGNDNTGALIGFTSAHCGGPGAQVASEDRPADGVIGTMVAGNDGLDYAVIRFDPAKVQPISNYKGFVIDGIGPDPTFGEVACKLGRTTGYSCGVTWGPGQDPGTIINQVCGQPGDSGAPVTVNNKLVGMIHGAFSEDLPTCVVKFIPLHTPAVTMSINAILGDVAGKNRPGTGFVPTADVG, from the coding sequence ATGGCCCTTGTCGCCCTGATCGCCGGCGTGGCACCGGTCGCGGCGGCCGACGGCAAGTTACCGATGGGCGGTGGGGCGGGCATCGTCGTCAACGGCGACACGTACTGCACGCTGACGTCCATTGGCAACGACAACACCGGTGCGTTGATCGGCTTCACGTCCGCACATTGCGGTGGCCCCGGTGCTCAGGTCGCCTCCGAGGACCGGCCCGCCGACGGCGTGATCGGCACCATGGTCGCCGGCAACGACGGCCTCGACTACGCGGTGATCCGGTTCGACCCGGCCAAGGTGCAGCCGATCTCGAACTACAAGGGCTTTGTCATCGACGGCATCGGTCCAGACCCGACGTTTGGCGAGGTCGCCTGCAAGCTCGGCCGCACCACCGGCTACTCGTGCGGAGTCACCTGGGGTCCCGGCCAGGATCCGGGCACGATCATCAACCAGGTGTGCGGCCAGCCGGGCGATTCCGGTGCGCCTGTCACGGTGAACAACAAGCTGGTCGGCATGATCCACGGCGCGTTCAGCGAAGACCTGCCCACCTGCGTGGTCAAGTTCATTCCGTTGCACACACCCGCGGTGACGATGTCGATCAACGCGATCCTGGGCGACGTCGCGGGCAAGAACCGGCCCGGCACCGGGTTCGTCCCGACAGCCGACGTCGGCTGA